The Limnochorda sp. LNt genome includes a region encoding these proteins:
- a CDS encoding ABC transporter permease, translating into MRAFVIHRVLLALLVLWISSAISFLIIKMQPGDFLTQYLDDPRISPETVERVRVQLGLDQPLYLQYGRWLWGIVSRGDFGYSFVTNRPVVSMIWERMGWTVAVAGATFVFSWCVAIPLGILAAVRRSTGAELAVKGVTYLAHAVPDFLAALLLVWLALQMGMTSVGGLFSPRYIDAPWSLAKLRDMLAHLWIPLIAIGFHGVAGLMRLTRANILDVLGADFVRTARAKGLGERSVLYRHVLRNAINPLISLAGLSLPYLINGTIISSIVLNLPTIGPMLYDALVNKDQYLAMTLLLFSSLMLIVGNLLADIALAWADPRVRYD; encoded by the coding sequence TTGCGAGCGTTCGTCATCCACCGAGTGTTGCTGGCCCTGTTGGTCCTGTGGATCAGCTCGGCCATCTCCTTCCTCATCATCAAGATGCAGCCGGGCGACTTCCTCACCCAGTACCTCGATGACCCCCGCATCAGCCCCGAGACCGTCGAGCGCGTGCGCGTCCAGCTCGGCCTGGACCAGCCTCTCTACCTCCAGTACGGACGCTGGCTGTGGGGCATCGTCAGCCGTGGCGACTTCGGGTACTCCTTCGTCACCAACCGCCCCGTCGTCTCCATGATCTGGGAGCGGATGGGGTGGACGGTGGCCGTGGCTGGTGCCACCTTCGTCTTCAGCTGGTGCGTCGCCATCCCACTGGGGATCCTGGCGGCTGTGCGCAGGAGCACGGGGGCCGAGCTGGCGGTCAAGGGCGTCACCTACCTGGCGCACGCCGTGCCGGACTTTCTCGCCGCCCTGCTGCTGGTCTGGCTGGCGCTGCAGATGGGCATGACGAGCGTCGGAGGACTCTTCAGCCCGCGCTACATCGACGCTCCATGGAGCCTGGCCAAGCTGCGCGACATGCTGGCGCACCTCTGGATCCCGCTCATCGCCATCGGCTTCCACGGGGTGGCGGGGCTCATGCGCCTCACGCGGGCCAACATCCTGGACGTGCTGGGGGCCGACTTCGTGCGAACGGCTCGGGCCAAGGGCCTCGGGGAGCGGAGCGTGTTGTACCGACATGTGCTGAGGAATGCCATCAACCCGCTCATCAGCCTGGCGGGCCTGAGCCTGCCCTACCTGATCAACGGCACCATCATCAGCTCCATCGTCCTCAACCTGCCGACCATCGGGCCCATGCTCTACGACGCGCTGGTCAACAAGGACCAGTACCTGGCCATGACGCTGCTGCTCTTCTCCAGCCTCATGCTCATCGTGGGCAACCTGCTGGCCGACATCGCGCTGGCATGGGCAGACCC